The stretch of DNA CCGAACAATATTATCATGATTTAGACAGTGATGAAATATCCCATcgaaagagagtgagagagagtgttatatatatatatatatagataacaGCTTGGAGTTGGAGTTATTGGCGTACCTGTCTAACAAAGCCTTCAAGGGTGGAGAGCTTGTTCATGGCCATGGCCATCTGCCCCATATAGCTGGCCATGATGGGAGGGCAGCTCAATGAATCTGCGGTTATGGTATCTACCAGTGACTGGTTTAGAGCATCAAGACCTTGAGAAAGAGCCTCTTCAGCCTCCTGTGTAGATTGTTGTAACCCACATATACCCAATATCTGTTGCTCCGTTAATGGCTCAATTTGATTCAATATAATCTGGCATAAAACACACATACAACAAAACACAAGACTTTAGATATCTCTAGTATTACCAGATCATATGCAATTGATCTTTTTCATCACAGATGCAGAATATTGTTTTCTTCGATCACCAGAATTTAGTTTACGTGGTGGTGATTTATTTACTATAAACAAAAAGGAGGGATGGACATGGTGTTGAgatatttgttttcattaatgAATAAAGAGACCCCGCGGGTGGGCAGCTCTCTTCGATCTAGCTAGTTCTGTCTCAAACCAGAAATTGTAATACGCATTCATCGCTTTATAGGAATGACATCTACATCCACCCAATATGAGAAACCCTCACGATACCTTTCGTCATTCAttgatttttattcattatacGATATCTTCCTTGCAAGTGGCACCGACAAGTTCGACACTGCATTTATCGTCGTTTATATACCCTCGTGCCGCAGTAGTGGTAGTGGTACTACTGCAtgtctcatcatcatcattttccaattacactaactatatatatatatatatataaagggattttatctaataattcTACTAGTGTTAGCTATTGATCACCTAATTCATGCATAAGGATTTTTAtggatatttcttttttcaagcATTTTATCATATTGATCTTGATCAGCGTTTGATTTCCTTTCCCACGTATTTTTGCGAagtttttgaaacttgaaagagcTTAGACGAAGAAGTTATAATCATTATCTATGTTATTCTGAAAACAGCAATGGTCCGGAGTACCTTGATGAGTTCAGAAGGCTTGAATCCACCCATCCACATAAAGCATCGCTCGGCTGGAGTCTTCCACATGCCGGAAACAAGATGGAACACGTCGGTTTTGGCCACCATGCTTTTAAGGTTCATCGCCTCGTCATAGTGTACTAAGTAATTTTCAACAAAGAGCCGAAGCTCGTTCTCTGGCAAATGCTCCTGTACTGCTGCTCGGAGCTCACACGTGATCCTATGATGTTCCTCCAGCCACCTCGCATACTCCATGTCGAAGACAGCAGCatctgaaaaacaaaataaaatggttCTAGCATGAAACGAAAATGACAAAACTTAACTTGAGGTAGTCGAGAAAACAAAAGTAACAACCAAGAGCATTAATAAacatgcatgatttttttttttttttaatggatggattggaaatatatatatatacctgagCTAATGTTGCTCACAGCAACTGGAAGTCCTTGTTCTCCTCCTAAAAGAGATCCTCCCCCTAGAAATATGCCCTGGGAGAAAGCCAGTGATCTTGATTAGTAAGTACTACGTACATATATAATCTAGCAGCAACAATGGCTCAAAGAAGAAAGGGTCCTTACTTGAGATCTAGCTCTTTGCAGCTCTTGTTCCAGCTGCGTAAGCTTTATCCTGCTTGATTCTAACTGTTGAACATATGCCTGTAGTGCAACAAAAAATGCTTTAGAACcaataaaattaagattctgTCTCAAATAATACAaccaaaaaaatgataattttatgcGAATTTACCTTTTTTCTAAGCCTGCTTTTCCGAGCTGCCTCTCTATTTTGAGCAAGTCTTCTCAGTGTCTGCTTGGAAATAATCATAAACCGCACGTTGAACATTGTCCGACAATCAAACGAGAGTTCGAATTAGTTAATTCAAGCGAAGACAGGAACCAAAGAAGTACCTTAGGGTCTGGCGTTTTGGGTCCTTCCTGCTCTGAACTCGACGTGGGACCTTTGCGGCTACCTTCACGCTGCCacaacaatattaaaaagataacaaaatcaGGGCAATTAAAGTACAAAAGTGTACTCCAGAATCTCAGTTGTTAGTAGGCTACTGCACATATATTATTTCTGGTTTAGTTATTGTTATACTTCCTTCTTAATTACATTAAACAACTGCACTACCTTGATCGATTTGGCAGGTTCAGGCCCCGAGGAAGCATCATTGCGTGCGTTGGCCAACTCCATCGATGGCTCTGATGGTCTCTTAGAACCACTTGTTGAGGAAGAAACCAATCCCGTACTAATCTACCAAATACAAACAAATCCAGCATGtcaaatgatttgaaaaatatggtAAATAATGAACGTCAATAAACTAATAGTGTAATAAGAGTTAGACTAAAGATACTTTTGTTGATGATGGCTCTACGTGCATAGGCTGAGATGGGAAAATGTTCAGAGTCGGAGGCCTCATTCCTTGGCTCTCTGCAGAAAAATAACCTGACAACCATTTATTATCGTCAGAGAGAAGAGATATCAATTTTCTAAGAggaaaaatgattaaatttggAGGACCCAAGTGAGGGGAAAGGGAGACGACGAGGCACTGAAGGATAGAGTTATGAAATTAATTAGTCTTTGGGATCGTCATGCATTTTTGGCTCATTGCCATCCAAAtaagaaaaggaggaaagaaattgaaaaaggcgCAGAAAACCGAAACCAACTTTTGATAGCCTTATTCAGTACATGCGGGATTATAAATTAACGAAGGCATGATCAGCGGGTTGTTGCAGGTCATGGTCCAAGCTCCATACagcaagaaacaaagaaaatcagagagagagagagagagagattttcaaaactgaaattattattattactgcTTTCTGAGAGGATTCGGTCAAAGAAAGTACTGGGGAAGGGATTTCAACAGTACTGTTGGACATGCTTTTCCTGTGAGCCAAACAGCCATAATTCCACAAAAGAATCTCCcaacagaaaacaaaaacaagaggGAAAAAACCTCATAATTTGAAAGGACAAACAGAGACGGAGAAAAaaggaaggggagagagagctCACGTCTTTGGTCATGGAGAGTATTAGGGTCTTGTCCATCAAGGTAGAGAAAAAGGGCTTGATCTAATTCTCCCAAATCATAAGCTCCAGTATCTTTGCTTCTGCTGACACCAAAATTTAATGgggaaaaatgaaggaaaattatAATAGGAAGAGCTAAAACGTGTACAACTCGGTCTATATAGGCTGTGATCGATGAAAGAGAATGAAGATAAAAAGGGATAATATTCTAGTCTTTTCTTTCGTTCTCAtagtaaattaaattacatgaggTTGCCAGGGACggaagatgatgaagatgattgCATCATTCCATAAGGAATCTGATGATGGTGATGATCTTGTATCTGATGCTGGTGCTGCTGTTGATATTGTTGCTGCTGCAGCTGCTGTTGTTGTACTTGGGTTGACTGGCTGGTGGCCTTAATATTGGAAGCCATGAAAGGAGCCCTTTAAAGCTTGGTTTTTTGATCTTCTTCTCCAACTAATTTAAGCGTTCCTGAAAATCCCATTAAAGGTCAAACCGCCACCTACTTTTTCCTCCTGATACCATTATTTTCTCTCCTATAGCAACCCGAATTAAGGAGTAGCGAAAAGAGCAATTAAATcgaaagagaggaggagagagtAGTCGGTTATG from Juglans regia cultivar Chandler chromosome 4, Walnut 2.0, whole genome shotgun sequence encodes:
- the LOC108981744 gene encoding bZIP transcription factor TGA10 isoform X1 yields the protein MASNIKATSQSTQVQQQQLQQQQYQQQHQHQIQDHHHHQIPYGMMQSSSSSSVPGNLIRSKDTGAYDLGELDQALFLYLDGQDPNTLHDQRRYFSAESQGMRPPTLNIFPSQPMHVEPSSTKISTGLVSSSTSGSKRPSEPSMELANARNDASSGPEPAKSIKREGSRKGPTSSSEQEGPKTPDPKTLRRLAQNREAARKSRLRKKAYVQQLESSRIKLTQLEQELQRARSQGIFLGGGSLLGGEQGLPVAVSNISSDAAVFDMEYARWLEEHHRITCELRAAVQEHLPENELRLFVENYLVHYDEAMNLKSMVAKTDVFHLVSGMWKTPAERCFMWMGGFKPSELIKIILNQIEPLTEQQILGICGLQQSTQEAEEALSQGLDALNQSLVDTITADSLSCPPIMASYMGQMAMAMNKLSTLEGFVRQADNLRHQTIHRLHQILTIRQAARCFLAIAEYFHRLRALSSLWLARPRQE
- the LOC108981744 gene encoding bZIP transcription factor TGA10 isoform X2, translated to MASNIKATSQSTQVQQQQLQQQQYQQQHQHQIQDHHHHQIPYGMMQSSSSSSVPGNLISKDTGAYDLGELDQALFLYLDGQDPNTLHDQRRYFSAESQGMRPPTLNIFPSQPMHVEPSSTKISTGLVSSSTSGSKRPSEPSMELANARNDASSGPEPAKSIKREGSRKGPTSSSEQEGPKTPDPKTLRRLAQNREAARKSRLRKKAYVQQLESSRIKLTQLEQELQRARSQGIFLGGGSLLGGEQGLPVAVSNISSDAAVFDMEYARWLEEHHRITCELRAAVQEHLPENELRLFVENYLVHYDEAMNLKSMVAKTDVFHLVSGMWKTPAERCFMWMGGFKPSELIKIILNQIEPLTEQQILGICGLQQSTQEAEEALSQGLDALNQSLVDTITADSLSCPPIMASYMGQMAMAMNKLSTLEGFVRQADNLRHQTIHRLHQILTIRQAARCFLAIAEYFHRLRALSSLWLARPRQE